The Anaeromyxobacter sp. Fw109-5 genomic interval CCTCCCAGTCCGCGGGCGCGCCCCGCGCGCTCGCGGCGAGCGCCATCGCCGACGCGAGGGCGACCACCACGAGCGAGGTGCCGACGGCCTGGCGCGGCGGGAACGACAGGACGAGCAGGAGGACGGTCACGATCACGAAGCCGCCCCCCACGCCGAAGAGGCCGGTGAGGAACCCGACCCCCATCCCGGCCGCCCCGAGCTTCGCGCACGAGCGGACGTCCGGGCGCAGCACGCACTCCCGCGGCTCCCCGCGCGCGCGATCCGCGGGCCTCCAGACGAGCGCGGCCGCGAGGAGGAGCAGCCCCGCGAACGCGATCAGGAACCCGCGCCCGCCGAGCCGCTCCCGCAGCAGCGACCCCGCGATCGAGCCCGCCGACGCGACGCCGGACAGCGCCAGCGCGGTGGGGAGGCGCACGGTGCCGGCGCGCCAGTGCGAGGCCGCGCCGCTCGCGGCGGCCAGCCCGACGACGAGGAGCGAGGTGGTGGCGGCGGTGCTCACGTCCTCGCCCAGCACGTACACCAGGATCGGAACGGTCAGGACGGAGCCGCCCGCGCCCAGGGCGCCGAGGAGGCCGCCGACGAGCAGCCCGGAGGCCGTGAGGACGAGGAGGTGCATCACCCGCGGTGCGGTCAGGCCGGGCGGCGGGCCTTCGCGAGCGCCTTCTCCGCCACGCCGGCGGCGACGAGGATCGGGTCGTAGACCGGGGCGAGCGGCGGTGCGTACGCGAGGTCGAGCTGCTCCAGCGCGGAGACCGACCACCCGGCGGTGAGCGCCGTGGCGTAGACGTCGACGCGCCCGGTGACCCCCTCGGCGCCGACCAGCTGAGCGCCGAGGAGCCGCCCCGTCGCGCGCTCCGCGAGGAGCACGGTCGTGATCTCGCTCGCGCCCGGATAGGCGTGGCCACGGCTGCGGTGCGTCGAGGTCGCGGCCACGAAGTCGAGCCCCGCCCGGCTCGCCTCGGCCGGCGCGAGGCCGGTGCGCCCCACCTCCAGGCCGAAGACCTTGAACGCGGCGCTCCCCACGATCCCCCCGAACCGCTCGTCCGCGCCGGCGGCGTTCGCGCCCGCCACCTTCCCCTGCTTGTTCGCGGTGGTGCCGAGCGGGATCCACGCCGGGCGTCCCGTCACCAGGTGCCTCGCCTCCGCGCAGTCGCCCGCCGCCCACACGCCGGGCGCGCTCGTCCGCTGGGCGTCGTCGACGGCGATCGCGCCGCTCGCGCCAGTGGCGAGGCCGGCCGCCTCGGCCAGCGCGGAGTTCGGGCGCACGCCGACGGAGACGAGGACGAGGTCCGCCGGGAACGGGCCACGATCGGTCACGACCGCGAGCTCCCGGTCGCCGCGGCGGATCTCCGTCACCGAGACGCCGGTGTGGGCCTCGACCCCGTGGCGCGCGAGCTCCCGCTGGACGGCCTCGACGACGGGCGGGGCGAAGCCGGGCAGGAGCTGGGTCATCTTCTCGAGCACCGTGACGGCGAGGCCGCGCGCGCGCAGCGCCTCCGCCATCTCCATCCCGACGTATCCGGCCCCCACGATCACGGCCCGGCGGGGCGCCGCCTCGGCCAGGAACCGCTTCATGGCGGCGCCGTCGGTGA includes:
- a CDS encoding FAD-dependent oxidoreductase, with product MARIVVVGGVAAGMSAASQAKRRAPEAEVVVLERGPYVSYGACGMPYNLLDPGRAIEDLVVITPERFRDERGIDVRTRHEASAIDLGRRRVRARDLSSGQELELGYDALVLATGARAVRPPLPGMDLPGVFVLRELTDGAAMKRFLAEAAPRRAVIVGAGYVGMEMAEALRARGLAVTVLEKMTQLLPGFAPPVVEAVQRELARHGVEAHTGVSVTEIRRGDRELAVVTDRGPFPADLVLVSVGVRPNSALAEAAGLATGASGAIAVDDAQRTSAPGVWAAGDCAEARHLVTGRPAWIPLGTTANKQGKVAGANAAGADERFGGIVGSAAFKVFGLEVGRTGLAPAEASRAGLDFVAATSTHRSRGHAYPGASEITTVLLAERATGRLLGAQLVGAEGVTGRVDVYATALTAGWSVSALEQLDLAYAPPLAPVYDPILVAAGVAEKALAKARRPA
- a CDS encoding sulfite exporter TauE/SafE family protein, coding for MHLLVLTASGLLVGGLLGALGAGGSVLTVPILVYVLGEDVSTAATTSLLVVGLAAASGAASHWRAGTVRLPTALALSGVASAGSIAGSLLRERLGGRGFLIAFAGLLLLAAALVWRPADRARGEPRECVLRPDVRSCAKLGAAGMGVGFLTGLFGVGGGFVIVTVLLLVLSFPPRQAVGTSLVVVALASAMALAASARGAPADWEVAIPFALAGVAGSGAGRRLAARLDEALLRRAFALVLVILSAFLFARNLPG